A stretch of Vibrio sp. B1FLJ16 DNA encodes these proteins:
- a CDS encoding DUF3024 domain-containing protein, producing the protein MSVSQMATSRLYKLVHALCSARNANLPVEQGKCLYEAIENGVELHRAHFLLDSQHSEYTSPVAKILFDAQTQLWRFYIPSYRTGDLKWIPYATLPYCQSLDVLLAELDSDPQDCFWE; encoded by the coding sequence ATGTCCGTATCCCAAATGGCGACCAGTCGTTTATACAAGTTAGTTCACGCGCTATGTTCTGCACGTAACGCTAACTTGCCTGTAGAGCAGGGTAAATGTCTTTATGAAGCAATAGAAAATGGGGTGGAGCTTCATCGTGCTCATTTCTTGTTAGATTCCCAGCACAGTGAATATACGTCTCCGGTAGCTAAAATTTTGTTCGATGCACAGACACAACTCTGGCGCTTTTACATTCCGAGTTACCGAACAGGGGATTTGAAGTGGATACCGTACGCTACGCTACCGTACTGTCAGTCACTTGATGTGCTGTTAGCTGAGCTAGACAGCGATCCGCAGGATTGTTTCTGGGAGTAA
- a CDS encoding EAL domain-containing protein, producing the protein MSRSLKSAIITPFVIIFFITFVGMTAFQLYQFEQRIGDVGAKKMSAVTESVGIRLDYFLKNPLYVGKAVANLIAFDNVKQDQDLSLVQHYLKITVSDSYKQIPQIDMIGYGTDSGDYVAYRKSDNNESQLILKDKRTDGKMTFFEGRSTQSDASMIISRYDPRERPWYSRAMQTNTATWSDVYTSVFEYHPTLTAAIPVIDDSSNINGVLGVDIRIGTLTQFLLDLKNKFDVMIYILDDKGNIISHTGLENTSNSDYHSNKIRFDTLVDPVITQNVRYLSESGLEQIHDTITYQTEFSGKTFLNSVAPYTLSSDDGVMAYVGITILKDTLYAETIHNRVTSWVVGLIICIVGLFIVANHINKIIFPIELAIAAANKLANGHKIKSITTKNSPVKEIQMLVSSFNRMSVTVDSTIKKLESKAFYDEVTGFLNKAGMVDSYNRHDNKSGTLFIFGVDEFNSIYDSLGYDKGDLVKKELANRFYKVIENDVLMATLAGGKFAVYLPKELDFTQAKAYAKSIKQFLTERLVIDGVDIAFRMSVGVVTETQQYSGMEQCLRSANIALSVGKQGSGRIFHFNSAMLEDIELKTKMCAEIKQGIEKQEFVPFYQPLVDLKTGKVIGAEALARWISPKLGIVPPNKFIPIAEEYGFIDQLGQSILLQACTDVTKGIHEGKWSSDFKMHVNISVLQLSRSSFLTSLQEIINSTNVNPKNLSLEITESGLVENTGIFKRNLDAIIAMGIHVSIDDFGTGYSSLSYLQELDFDCLKIDRAFISTLTEENCDSSLTAMILNISKTIDSYVVAEGIETETQAKLLNKLNCHIGQGYYFGRPAPYEDWASNDSV; encoded by the coding sequence ATGAGTAGAAGCCTGAAGTCAGCAATCATAACCCCTTTCGTTATCATATTTTTTATTACCTTTGTTGGTATGACTGCTTTCCAGTTGTATCAATTCGAACAGAGAATCGGTGATGTTGGGGCGAAAAAAATGTCAGCCGTTACCGAAAGCGTTGGAATCAGGTTAGATTATTTTTTGAAGAATCCACTATATGTAGGTAAGGCAGTCGCGAATTTAATTGCTTTTGACAATGTTAAGCAAGACCAAGACTTATCTTTGGTTCAACATTACTTAAAAATAACAGTTTCAGATAGTTACAAACAAATACCTCAAATTGACATGATTGGATATGGGACCGATTCAGGAGATTATGTTGCTTATCGCAAGAGTGATAACAACGAGTCGCAGTTGATTCTTAAAGACAAGCGTACTGATGGAAAAATGACTTTCTTTGAAGGGAGGTCAACACAATCAGATGCCAGCATGATAATTAGTCGATACGACCCGAGAGAGAGACCGTGGTATTCTCGTGCAATGCAAACCAACACTGCGACGTGGTCAGATGTGTATACTAGTGTCTTTGAATACCATCCCACTCTTACTGCTGCTATTCCTGTTATTGATGATTCCTCTAATATAAATGGTGTTTTGGGCGTAGATATTAGAATTGGCACGTTAACGCAATTTCTACTTGATCTGAAAAATAAATTCGATGTGATGATTTATATTTTGGATGATAAAGGAAATATCATTTCTCACACAGGACTAGAAAATACGAGTAATTCTGATTATCACTCTAACAAAATCAGGTTTGATACCTTAGTCGACCCTGTTATTACTCAAAATGTAAGATACCTTTCTGAATCGGGCCTTGAGCAGATTCATGACACCATAACTTATCAAACAGAGTTTTCAGGTAAAACTTTTTTAAATAGTGTGGCACCTTATACTCTGAGTAGTGATGATGGTGTTATGGCTTATGTTGGTATCACTATACTAAAAGATACATTATATGCAGAGACAATACACAACCGAGTGACCAGTTGGGTAGTAGGCCTTATAATTTGTATCGTTGGTTTGTTTATTGTCGCCAATCATATTAATAAAATTATATTTCCGATCGAATTGGCTATAGCGGCAGCCAATAAATTAGCGAATGGACATAAGATTAAATCCATTACTACTAAGAATAGTCCAGTCAAAGAAATTCAAATGTTAGTATCGAGTTTTAATCGTATGTCAGTAACTGTTGACAGCACTATTAAGAAACTCGAAAGCAAAGCATTTTACGATGAAGTCACTGGATTTCTGAATAAAGCGGGTATGGTAGACAGTTATAATCGTCATGACAACAAGTCTGGTACTTTGTTTATTTTTGGTGTGGATGAATTTAATAGTATTTATGATTCATTAGGTTATGACAAAGGAGATTTGGTCAAAAAGGAACTCGCAAATCGGTTTTATAAAGTCATTGAAAATGACGTCTTAATGGCAACGCTTGCTGGTGGGAAATTTGCTGTATATTTACCCAAGGAGTTAGATTTCACCCAAGCAAAAGCTTATGCTAAGAGTATTAAGCAATTTTTAACTGAACGTTTAGTGATTGATGGAGTAGATATTGCCTTTAGAATGTCAGTGGGTGTAGTTACGGAGACCCAACAGTACTCTGGGATGGAGCAGTGTTTACGTAGTGCGAATATCGCGCTTTCTGTAGGCAAACAAGGTTCAGGTAGAATTTTCCATTTCAACAGTGCAATGTTGGAAGATATAGAACTTAAGACTAAAATGTGTGCCGAGATTAAACAAGGGATCGAAAAGCAAGAATTTGTTCCTTTTTATCAACCGTTAGTTGATTTAAAAACCGGTAAGGTTATTGGTGCAGAAGCGTTAGCTCGTTGGATTTCTCCTAAATTAGGCATCGTCCCACCAAACAAATTCATTCCTATCGCGGAAGAATACGGTTTTATCGATCAACTTGGCCAGTCTATTTTGTTGCAGGCGTGTACCGATGTAACTAAGGGTATTCACGAAGGCAAATGGTCTTCAGATTTTAAAATGCATGTGAATATTTCTGTGCTGCAGCTTTCGCGTTCTTCTTTCTTAACGAGTTTACAAGAGATCATCAATAGCACGAATGTGAATCCTAAAAATCTGTCATTAGAGATCACTGAATCGGGGCTTGTTGAAAATACGGGCATTTTTAAACGTAATTTAGATGCCATTATTGCAATGGGTATTCATGTCTCGATCGATGACTTTGGTACAGGTTACAGCTCACTTTCTTATCTACAAGAACTTGATTTTGATTGTTTGAAAATTGACCGTGCATTTATTAGTACGTTGACGGAAGAGAACTGTGATTCTTCATTAACTGCGATGATTCTAAACATATCGAAAACGATTGATTCTTATGTTGTCGCTGAAGGCATTGAGACTGAAACACAAGCTAAGTTACTAAATAAACTCAATTGCCACATAGGTCAGGGGTATTATTTTGGTAGACCCGCTCCTTATGAGGATTGGGCGTCGAATGATTCGGTGTAG
- a CDS encoding site-specific integrase, whose amino-acid sequence MELGQYKTLLEKKNNATYQESTAKGYNSSLNKICADIEENFDFNKLSHCNLIELILDWQSQFSNATINNRLIMLRELCDIAHKNGLWSLNPCEGIKSLSRDQIIEKKPFTKDELRKMENTSTLQYSAKRLVFFAAYTGIRMEEAVVLAWSDVSWEDGTISINRARALDYCYPPKTKQSKRVIPLTDEALELLKEQFSLTGHGPQHTIKMKDKSVNSMTNVAIEPIFIDDLTGNMFKNSKDFSQRFFTKFLQDADVEHRGPSQLRHTFASHAFSHGVPVALIARMMGHADTKTTEAHYAQYLPCNGKEDMVRLGDALTFKSNAAEAKLSLRQRFSTVPQQVIKTVLSVFRSASKPKTQRSRPPLLWNKRKVVDHFTQNGPLHKVPVS is encoded by the coding sequence ATGGAACTGGGGCAATATAAAACTCTGTTAGAGAAGAAAAACAACGCGACCTATCAAGAGTCAACCGCAAAAGGTTACAACAGTAGCCTGAACAAAATTTGTGCGGACATAGAAGAGAACTTTGATTTCAATAAGTTGAGTCATTGCAACCTGATAGAGTTGATTCTGGATTGGCAAAGTCAGTTTTCAAATGCCACTATCAACAATCGTCTGATCATGCTTAGGGAGTTATGTGATATTGCACACAAGAATGGCTTATGGTCACTAAACCCCTGCGAAGGCATCAAAAGTTTGTCTCGTGACCAAATTATAGAGAAGAAGCCTTTCACAAAAGATGAACTTCGAAAAATGGAGAACACATCGACGTTGCAGTATTCCGCCAAACGCTTGGTATTTTTTGCGGCTTATACCGGAATACGGATGGAAGAAGCGGTGGTACTCGCCTGGAGCGATGTGAGTTGGGAGGATGGTACTATCAGTATTAACCGGGCCCGGGCTTTAGACTATTGTTATCCGCCTAAAACGAAGCAATCAAAGCGCGTCATCCCTTTAACTGACGAGGCTCTAGAATTATTAAAAGAACAGTTTTCCCTCACCGGTCATGGTCCGCAGCACACGATAAAAATGAAAGACAAAAGCGTTAATTCAATGACAAACGTTGCTATCGAACCCATTTTTATTGACGATTTAACCGGCAACATGTTTAAGAACAGCAAAGACTTCTCTCAACGTTTTTTCACAAAATTTCTGCAGGATGCAGACGTTGAACACCGAGGCCCTTCGCAACTGCGCCATACTTTTGCTTCTCACGCATTCTCTCACGGTGTGCCTGTCGCTTTGATTGCTCGTATGATGGGGCATGCCGATACCAAAACCACAGAGGCGCATTACGCTCAATACCTGCCATGCAATGGGAAGGAAGATATGGTACGCCTTGGGGACGCCTTAACTTTCAAGTCGAATGCTGCCGAAGCCAAGCTATCACTACGTCAAAGATTTTCGACTGTTCCCCAGCAGGTGATTAAGACTGTCCTCTCTGTTTTTCGCTCAGCTTCCAAACCCAAAACTCAACGTTCCCGTCCTCCATTGCTCTGGAACAAGAGAAAAGTCGTTGACCACTTCACACAGAACGGTCCGCTCCATAAAGTCCCTGTTTCTTAA
- a CDS encoding MaoC family dehydratase, with protein MKVTNLFKDKVDAISAHQAEFKNWMSPSPRDYWSDFLDKAQHSFLFSKVREHQLPAVNEEVSPQPAPIVMAPEAQKLYAELKQQIGEVIHVGDWLHVSQERINQFGAITEDMQWIHTDPERASAESPFKTTIAHGFLTLALLPKLTDSVDEEKSLFPTAKLVVNLGLNQVRFPYPVKSGNNVRAVSTLSKVTPIKKGLEIEREIKVEIEGVRRPGAIVVSVIQLHF; from the coding sequence ATGAAGGTCACTAATCTATTTAAAGACAAAGTTGATGCGATCTCTGCTCATCAAGCTGAGTTTAAAAATTGGATGTCTCCATCGCCACGCGACTACTGGAGTGACTTTCTGGATAAAGCTCAACATAGTTTTCTGTTCTCGAAAGTTCGCGAACACCAATTGCCAGCGGTCAATGAAGAGGTTTCCCCTCAGCCAGCGCCAATCGTCATGGCACCTGAAGCCCAAAAGCTTTATGCAGAATTAAAACAGCAAATTGGTGAAGTGATTCATGTCGGTGATTGGTTACATGTATCGCAAGAGCGTATTAATCAATTTGGTGCGATCACTGAAGATATGCAATGGATTCATACTGATCCAGAACGTGCTTCCGCAGAGTCTCCGTTTAAGACGACTATTGCTCATGGCTTCTTGACCCTAGCATTGTTACCAAAGCTGACTGACTCAGTTGATGAAGAGAAATCGCTTTTCCCGACAGCCAAGCTGGTCGTAAATCTGGGGTTAAACCAGGTACGTTTTCCGTATCCGGTAAAATCGGGTAATAACGTTCGCGCTGTGAGTACATTGTCAAAAGTAACGCCAATCAAGAAAGGTCTTGAGATTGAGCGTGAAATCAAAGTGGAAATTGAAGGTGTGCGCCGTCCGGGTGCGATTGTTGTCTCAGTTATTCAACTGCATTTCTAA
- a CDS encoding integrase domain-containing protein → MSKKNYVGHLIHTPRDFTKPNFNLGSRDMVKALINASFENQGGIVTNTHRARLPALKLFIDFIKTNKSIKRLNDIEKQHVWYFGEFLKNSADKELLSHVTARDYLSHVNRALAQARGDEACVVKATRDLDFLPKSGIATIDEAMKEAIHSKALTQVNPEVGFVMQLQRAFGFRFREASLFDATRALEELNKGLQPMLVRGTKGGQPRALPEITEAKHQLLVQVATYQQSHQQHSLIPVHQSLKAFQSDAWRQTKAADDAYRSHGERKHFACQYYFELVGVRCPVQASIAHGKAHYQYIATTLNISEPEARQRDREARLRLSELLGHHRMGITNAYLG, encoded by the coding sequence ATGAGCAAGAAAAATTACGTGGGTCATCTCATCCACACACCAAGAGATTTTACCAAGCCTAACTTTAACTTAGGGTCGAGAGACATGGTTAAAGCTCTTATCAATGCCAGCTTTGAAAACCAAGGTGGCATCGTCACGAATACCCACAGAGCGAGATTGCCCGCTCTCAAGTTGTTTATCGATTTCATTAAAACGAATAAGTCTATCAAACGGTTAAACGATATAGAGAAACAACACGTATGGTACTTTGGCGAATTTCTGAAAAACAGCGCAGATAAAGAATTACTCTCTCATGTGACGGCTCGCGATTACCTTTCTCACGTCAATCGCGCTTTGGCACAAGCCAGAGGTGATGAAGCTTGTGTCGTGAAAGCAACTCGTGATTTGGATTTTTTACCAAAATCCGGTATTGCTACTATCGATGAAGCAATGAAAGAGGCAATTCATAGTAAAGCGCTTACGCAGGTGAACCCTGAAGTCGGTTTTGTCATGCAGTTGCAGCGCGCCTTTGGCTTTCGATTTCGAGAAGCCTCGTTATTCGATGCGACAAGGGCGCTGGAAGAGCTGAATAAAGGGCTACAGCCCATGTTAGTGCGTGGAACCAAAGGTGGACAGCCACGTGCGTTACCTGAAATCACAGAAGCAAAACATCAATTGCTGGTGCAAGTGGCGACCTATCAGCAGTCACATCAACAGCATTCGCTTATCCCAGTACATCAGTCGTTGAAAGCTTTTCAAAGTGATGCCTGGCGACAAACCAAAGCCGCTGATGATGCATACCGGAGCCATGGTGAGCGCAAACATTTTGCTTGTCAGTATTATTTTGAGCTGGTGGGCGTTCGTTGTCCGGTACAAGCTAGCATAGCGCACGGTAAAGCGCATTATCAGTATATAGCCACCACATTGAACATTAGCGAACCCGAGGCCAGACAGCGCGACAGAGAGGCTCGTTTGAGACTGTCTGAATTGCTCGGTCATCATCGCATGGGCATCACCAATGCGTATTTGGGCTAA
- a CDS encoding phosphate ABC transporter substrate-binding protein, whose product MFRFTVATLLAMAISLPSAMAKEVHISGSTSVARVMDVLAEKYNQTHPDDYIAVQGIGSSAGITMVNKGVVEIGMSSRYLTEIEKGEDLNVIPIAYDGIAIVVNRANSVENLSQQQIFDIYKGKIKNWKEVGGADQPIAVVTREASSGSRYSFESLMGLTKIINDRLVSDISPNNLVVNSNSMVKTIINHNSRAIGFISVGSVDHSVKPIQLGGIEPTSENIANHKYVLARPFLILYKVDSLGQAGKGFIAFLKSDEGQKAVAEYGYTPVKKFNQ is encoded by the coding sequence ATGTTTCGTTTTACTGTGGCGACTCTGCTAGCCATGGCCATTTCTCTTCCTTCAGCGATGGCAAAAGAAGTACACATCTCAGGTTCGACTTCCGTTGCTCGCGTAATGGACGTCCTGGCTGAAAAATATAATCAGACCCATCCAGATGATTACATTGCTGTCCAAGGCATAGGTTCGAGCGCTGGCATCACCATGGTGAACAAAGGCGTTGTTGAGATTGGAATGAGCTCCCGCTACCTGACAGAAATCGAAAAGGGTGAAGATCTTAATGTTATTCCAATCGCTTACGATGGCATCGCGATTGTTGTAAACCGTGCAAACTCAGTAGAGAACCTATCTCAGCAGCAAATATTTGATATTTATAAAGGTAAAATCAAAAACTGGAAAGAAGTTGGCGGAGCCGACCAACCTATTGCGGTTGTCACACGAGAAGCGTCGTCAGGATCACGTTACAGCTTTGAAAGCTTAATGGGCCTCACCAAAATCATCAATGACCGTTTGGTTTCCGATATCAGCCCCAATAATCTAGTCGTAAACAGCAATAGCATGGTAAAAACAATCATAAACCATAACTCCCGTGCGATTGGTTTTATCTCAGTAGGTTCAGTTGACCACTCAGTAAAACCTATCCAGTTGGGCGGCATTGAGCCGACATCAGAGAACATAGCGAACCACAAGTACGTACTGGCGCGACCTTTCTTAATTCTGTACAAAGTGGATTCATTAGGACAGGCAGGGAAAGGTTTCATCGCATTTTTGAAATCAGATGAAGGTCAAAAAGCGGTTGCAGAATATGGCTACACACCTGTGAAGAAATTCAATCAGTAG
- the rnb gene encoding exoribonuclease II, protein MFQDNPLLAQLKQQIQENLPKKEGSIKATDKGFGFLEVDSKTSFFIPPAYMKKCIHGDKVVAIIRTENEREVAEPQELIEQSLTRFIGRVKMFKGKLNVVPDHPQLKKLSLKAKLKKGLKPDNFNEGDWVVAHLVRHPLKGDNGFFVEISEKITDANDKIAPWWVTLAQNDLPNSEPAGIENWELKDDADLERLDMTHVPFVTIDGESTKDMDDALHAKKTESGDFELTIAIADPTAYITPEDEMDKVARERGYTIYLPGRNIPMLPRDLADDLCSLIEGEVRPALCCTVTVNKDGVIGDDIQFFAANIKSHSRLAYDNVSDWLEHGSSDAWQPSEEIATIVRDLYEFSIARADWREKNAVVFPDRPDYRFELSEDNDVIAIHADLRRSANRLVEESMITANICAGRTLRAKFETGVFNTHSGLKTEKIEDAVQLVDAEGVLGFTADSIATLEGFAALRRWLSTQESSYLDNRLRKFQAYSEVGNQPLPHYAMGLDIYATWTSPIRKYGDMINHRMLKAVILDKEPVQKPDDQVGEELALHRKHHKIAERNVSDWLYARTLADEPGKQTRYTGEIFDINRAGARVRLLENGAAAFIPGSLIVDNKERIECNGENGTISIDQEVMYKLGDTLEVVLADVNQENRSLVAKPTQVFAEPPKAQAEQTVSE, encoded by the coding sequence ATGTTTCAAGACAACCCGCTATTAGCCCAGCTTAAGCAGCAAATCCAAGAGAACCTGCCTAAAAAAGAAGGTTCAATCAAAGCAACAGATAAAGGCTTTGGTTTCCTTGAAGTAGACAGTAAAACCAGTTTCTTCATTCCGCCAGCGTACATGAAAAAGTGCATACATGGTGACAAAGTCGTTGCCATTATCCGTACGGAGAATGAAAGAGAAGTTGCAGAACCTCAAGAACTGATAGAACAGTCTCTTACCCGCTTTATTGGCCGGGTAAAAATGTTCAAAGGAAAGCTGAATGTTGTTCCTGATCACCCTCAGTTAAAAAAGCTGTCGCTGAAAGCAAAACTGAAGAAAGGCCTGAAGCCCGATAACTTCAATGAAGGTGACTGGGTAGTTGCTCATCTTGTTCGTCACCCATTAAAGGGTGATAACGGTTTCTTCGTAGAAATCTCAGAAAAAATTACCGATGCCAATGATAAAATCGCACCTTGGTGGGTAACGCTGGCACAAAACGATCTGCCTAATTCAGAACCTGCAGGCATCGAGAACTGGGAATTAAAAGACGACGCAGACCTAGAGCGCCTGGACATGACCCACGTACCTTTCGTGACTATCGATGGTGAATCAACCAAAGATATGGACGATGCGCTGCACGCGAAAAAAACAGAGTCTGGTGATTTCGAACTGACGATTGCTATTGCAGATCCAACTGCGTACATCACACCAGAAGACGAAATGGATAAAGTTGCGCGTGAGCGTGGTTACACCATCTACCTACCTGGTCGCAACATTCCAATGCTACCTCGTGATCTAGCAGACGACCTGTGCTCATTAATCGAAGGGGAAGTCCGCCCTGCTCTTTGCTGTACAGTAACAGTTAACAAAGACGGTGTGATTGGTGACGATATTCAGTTCTTCGCAGCAAATATCAAATCTCACTCTCGCCTGGCATACGACAACGTATCTGACTGGCTGGAGCATGGCAGTTCAGACGCATGGCAACCATCAGAGGAAATCGCAACGATTGTTCGCGATCTTTATGAATTCTCTATTGCTCGTGCTGACTGGCGCGAAAAGAATGCTGTAGTGTTCCCTGATCGTCCGGATTACCGCTTCGAACTGAGTGAGGACAACGACGTTATCGCGATCCACGCAGACTTGCGTCGTAGCGCAAACCGCCTTGTAGAAGAGTCTATGATCACAGCTAACATCTGTGCTGGTCGTACTCTACGCGCTAAATTTGAAACTGGTGTGTTCAATACTCACTCCGGTCTGAAAACAGAGAAAATTGAAGACGCAGTTCAGTTGGTTGACGCAGAAGGCGTCCTTGGTTTTACAGCAGATTCGATTGCGACACTGGAAGGCTTTGCCGCATTGCGTCGCTGGCTGTCTACCCAAGAGAGCTCTTACCTGGATAACCGCCTGCGCAAATTCCAGGCGTACAGTGAAGTGGGTAACCAACCTCTTCCACACTACGCAATGGGCTTAGACATCTACGCGACCTGGACATCACCTATTCGTAAATACGGCGACATGATTAACCACCGTATGCTAAAAGCCGTTATTCTCGACAAAGAACCTGTTCAGAAACCGGATGATCAGGTTGGTGAAGAGCTGGCATTGCATCGTAAGCACCACAAAATTGCTGAACGTAATGTGTCAGATTGGCTATATGCTCGCACTCTTGCCGATGAGCCTGGCAAGCAGACTCGTTACACAGGTGAAATTTTCGATATCAATCGTGCAGGTGCACGTGTTCGTCTGCTTGAGAATGGCGCGGCAGCCTTTATTCCTGGCTCGCTCATTGTTGATAATAAAGAACGTATCGAGTGTAACGGTGAAAACGGTACGATCTCTATCGACCAAGAGGTTATGTACAAACTTGGCGACACACTTGAAGTGGTTCTGGCTGATGTTAATCAAGAAAACCGTAGCCTTGTTGCAAAGCCAACTCAGGTATTCGCAGAGCCGCCAAAAGCGCAAGCAGAGCAAACGGTTAGTGAATAA
- a CDS encoding tyrosine-type recombinase/integrase gives MYLYKNHYSVYYGRVCAPKRLVALGFPFDFKFSLETKERAIAVRRSQPIISAILQSLDNFHPDRDCVKEIRAKVVLSIQSLKRRFCPSGIKLESTKPDAPSSRQCDNKVDRAWQQAFIESKNNAQISNLSVHQLDQRTRYFLDYLETHHLTLSSITGADVVKFSDHLQARDQSAKTKKDYWHAAKQFAKWLTMTDHLTKNPFDGVTVSFRTHQFASEERPRWSRKQIEQLLSSRAFQHTSESFQWTTLLLIYMGLRPSESCQLRVKDIASEGSSATLTITDQHPEQKIKNKHALRSLPIHQTLIDMGFLDYVARRTVLNRGTLFDWKPVGKDLDWSKGYRVQFGRLQTTIGMPAKSRPTAYGFRHTFIDALKQRNVPEHEVAEVVGHVHPNMTYGRYGKRLSQQRLNEVISEFKVDIL, from the coding sequence ATGTATCTGTATAAAAATCACTACTCTGTCTACTATGGTCGTGTCTGCGCTCCCAAACGCTTGGTTGCACTCGGCTTCCCATTCGATTTTAAGTTCAGTCTTGAAACGAAAGAGCGAGCTATCGCGGTTCGACGCAGTCAACCTATCATCAGCGCGATACTCCAGTCCCTAGATAATTTCCATCCAGATAGGGATTGCGTTAAGGAAATACGTGCGAAAGTCGTTTTGTCGATCCAGTCTTTAAAACGGCGATTTTGTCCCTCCGGGATCAAACTTGAATCGACAAAGCCGGACGCCCCCTCTTCAAGACAATGCGATAATAAGGTTGATAGAGCCTGGCAACAGGCGTTTATCGAGAGCAAGAACAACGCTCAAATCTCAAACCTTAGCGTTCATCAACTCGACCAGCGTACACGGTATTTTCTGGACTACTTGGAAACGCACCACCTAACCCTCTCTTCCATCACTGGCGCTGACGTCGTTAAGTTTTCTGACCACTTGCAAGCCAGAGACCAAAGTGCAAAGACCAAGAAGGACTACTGGCACGCCGCAAAACAATTTGCCAAATGGTTGACCATGACAGACCACTTAACTAAAAACCCATTCGATGGGGTCACCGTATCGTTTCGAACGCATCAGTTTGCCTCTGAGGAGCGTCCTAGATGGTCCCGTAAACAGATTGAGCAACTGCTTTCGAGTAGGGCCTTTCAGCACACGTCTGAGTCCTTTCAATGGACGACATTACTGCTTATCTATATGGGGCTTCGCCCCTCAGAATCTTGCCAACTTCGTGTCAAAGACATTGCAAGCGAGGGTTCCTCAGCCACCCTCACCATTACGGATCAACACCCAGAGCAGAAAATCAAAAACAAACATGCCCTTCGCAGTCTCCCTATTCATCAAACTCTTATAGACATGGGTTTTCTTGACTATGTGGCTCGTCGCACGGTGTTGAACAGAGGCACTTTGTTTGACTGGAAGCCTGTCGGTAAAGATTTAGATTGGTCAAAGGGGTATCGGGTCCAGTTCGGCCGGTTACAAACTACAATTGGGATGCCGGCAAAGTCGCGACCCACCGCGTATGGATTTCGGCACACCTTCATTGATGCGTTAAAACAACGGAATGTACCTGAACATGAAGTCGCAGAAGTGGTGGGACATGTTCACCCTAATATGACTTATGGTCGCTATGGTAAACGGCTTTCACAGCAAAGACTTAACGAGGTTATCTCTGAGTTTAAAGTCGATATTCTCTGA